A stretch of Carya illinoinensis cultivar Pawnee chromosome 14, C.illinoinensisPawnee_v1, whole genome shotgun sequence DNA encodes these proteins:
- the LOC122294899 gene encoding non-functional NADPH-dependent codeinone reductase 2-like isoform X4: protein MSSIPEFTLQNGNTIPLLGFGTAEYPFGSSSETMKETFLHAIKLGYRHFDSAAIYQSEQLLGEAMHDALNLGLIKSRDELFITSKLWCSNGHHDRVVPAIQKTLSNLKLEYVDLYLIHIPVSLKTGEIGLSFKKEDILPMDIKSVWEAMENCQKLGLAKSIGVSNFTRKKLETLLSTAKIHPAVNQVEMNPYWQQEQLREFCEEKGIHITAYSPLGGKGTIWGTNWIMECEVLKEIAKAKGRTIAQISLRWVYEQGVSVVVKSFNKERMKENLDIFDWNLSPDELQKITGIPQRKGFIASEFISDEGPYKTLSELWDGEI from the exons ATGAGCAGCATTCCAGAGTTCACCCTGCAAAATGGCAACACCATTCCACTTCTTGGATTCGGCACAGCCGAATATCCCTTCGGAAGCTCCTCTGAAACCATGAAAGAAACTTTCCTCCATGCAATCAAACTCGGATATCGGCACTTTGATTCGGCTGCTATTTACCAGTCTGAGCAGCTCCTCGGGGAAGCCATGCATGATGCTCTAAACCTTGGGTTAATCAAATCCAGGGACGAACTCTTCATCACTTCCAAGCTCTGGTGCAGCAATGGGCACCACGATCGTGTCGTCCCTGCAATACAGAAAACTCTCAG CAATCTGAAGTTGGAATACGTTGATCTGTATCTGATTCACATCCCGGTAAGCTTGAAGACCGGGGAAATCGGACTATCCTTTAAGAAAGAGGACATCCTTCCGATGGATATAAAGTCTGTATGGGAAGCTATGGAGAACTGTCAAAAGCTCGGTTTGGCCAAATCTATTGGTGTAAGCAACTTTACCAGGAAAAAGCTTGAAACCCTCCTTTCCACAGCAAAGATCCATCCAGCCGTCAACCAA GTGGAGATGAACCCATACTGGCAGCAGGAGCAGCTGAGAGAGTTTTGTGAGGAAAAGGGTATACATATCACTGCCTACTCTCCCTTGGGAGGAAAGGGAACAATTTGGGGAACAAACTGGATAATGGAATGTGAGGTTCTGAAAGAGATTGCCAAAGCTAAAGGAAGAACTATTGCACAG ATTTCATTAAGATGGGTTTATGAGCAAGGGGTTAGTGTCGTTGTGAAAAGCTTCAACAAAGAGAGGATGAAAGAAAACCTAGACATATTTGACTGGAACCTGAGCCCCGATGAGTTGCAGAAGATAACCGGAATTCCACAGCGCAAAGGATTTATTGCAAGTGAATTCATCTCTGATGAAGGCCCTTACAAGACTCTTTCGGAGCTTTGGGATGGAGAGATCTAG